CCAAGAAAGTCTTCTTTACCCTCGATATCGACGGCATGGACCCCTCCGTCTTCCCCTCCACCGGTACTCCGGTACCCGGCGGTCTGGGTTGGTATCAAACCCTGAACTTATTTGAATCAGTGGCGCGCCAAAGAGAGATCATTGGTTTCGATATTCTGGAATTTGCGCCGATCGAGGGCTTTCACGCCTACGATTTCGCTGCTGCACAGCTGATGTATAAATTGATGGGCATTATCCAGCGCAACCGCTGACCAGAAATCCACGCCAGCGCTTTGACAATTCTTAACCAATTATCCTGTCTTAAGTGCCAGAATAAGGGTTAGTATGTCGATGTGAGTAATCACTTCGATGGAGAGACTGTGAACAAGTTGAATTTAATTCTTGGCGCCAGTGCCTTCATAGCGCTGGCGGCTTTTGCCTTTAGCCCATCCGCTGACGCGCGCGGCTATGATCGCGGGTGGGATCACCGCCACCACCACCGTGGCGGCTACTATCGCGGACCGCGGGTTTCTATCGGGTTTATCGCCCCGGTACTTCCCAGAAGCCATGTTCGCGTTGCAGTAGGAGGGCGCCCCTATTACTACCACGGCGGCCACTTTTACCGCCACGGCCCGCGTGGTTATGTGGTTGTTAACGCACCCCTGGGCGCTTCAGTGGTAACCCTGCCAACCAGCGCAGTGCAAGTACAAATGGGCGGTGTAACTTACTATCAATATGGCAATGCCTACTATCAGTGGGTTCCAGCCAGTCGTACCTATGTGGTGGTAGCGCCACCAGTACCCGTCGCTGTTGTGCCAGCTCCAGTACCTGTTGCAGCAGCACCGGTAGCAGCACCCGCTCCAGCCACAGTTCCAGACACCCCAAACCCTGGTCCCAACGGCTTTCAGCCCGGGCAGGTGGTAGAGACCTTACCCACAGGGTACGCTGCTGAGATCATCAATGGCATCCAGTACTACCGCTACGGCGGCAACTACTTTATGCCCACTCAGCGCGATGGCCGTGAAGTCTATGTAGTGGTCAAGCTGTAAGCGTCGCTTCGCTTTCCAGCCCATGAAAACGGGCGAACTGCCCCAGAGCCCGGTGAAAGCTCGCCTCGAGTGTGACACCGGGTTTTTCATTCCAATGCTGGGCCTCGATCCGCAGCAACCCCGCCTCCCGGTCAGCCTTCAGGTCCACCAGGCCCACAAATCGGTCAGCGTATAAAATCGGCAGGCAGAAATAGCCGTAACGGCGCTTGGCAGCGGGTACGTAGCACTCCAACTGGTAATCGAACCCAAACAGGCGGCGCAGGCGCTTGCGCTGCAATATCAGCGGGTCAAAGGGCGATAAAAGGCGCACTTTGCGCGATGCCCTTGCCGGATTTTGTTCCAGCTGCTCGGTCAATATCAACTCCCTCCCCAGAGGCGACAGTTCACCACTCGCCAGCATGGCTTCTATAGCCCGCTGTATCAAAGGCTTGTCTTCCCGGCGCAAGTAGGCGATTTCCTCAGCGCGACCAACGCCCTGGCAGCCCAGAAAAGTGCGCACCAGATGGCAGCCGTATTCCAGTTCTGAA
This DNA window, taken from Microbulbifer sp. GL-2, encodes the following:
- a CDS encoding DUF6515 family protein; this translates as MNKLNLILGASAFIALAAFAFSPSADARGYDRGWDHRHHHRGGYYRGPRVSIGFIAPVLPRSHVRVAVGGRPYYYHGGHFYRHGPRGYVVVNAPLGASVVTLPTSAVQVQMGGVTYYQYGNAYYQWVPASRTYVVVAPPVPVAVVPAPVPVAAAPVAAPAPATVPDTPNPGPNGFQPGQVVETLPTGYAAEIINGIQYYRYGGNYFMPTQRDGREVYVVVKL